Proteins co-encoded in one Hyalangium ruber genomic window:
- a CDS encoding expansin EXLX1 family cellulose-binding protein: MRTAPLFFRPLTAACLLGLAACSSSPSSEEAAEEIRSLGEFQSGIATYYDATGAGHCGFDKSPNDMNVAAMNAPQFAGTAVCGACAEVKGPQGTVVVRIVDSCPECNAGHLDLSRQAFEKISPLVAGRVTTTWRLVTCPVEGPVRYRIKEGSSQWWTSIQVRNHRLPVAKFEWQKDGNWVDVRRDPDSNYFTEASGMGTGPVKVRITSTEGQTLEDTLPRIEAEKTFEGTAQFSPR, from the coding sequence ATGCGAACTGCCCCCCTCTTCTTCCGCCCCCTCACCGCGGCCTGTCTGCTGGGCCTGGCGGCCTGTTCCTCCTCGCCCTCCTCGGAGGAGGCGGCCGAGGAGATCCGCTCCCTGGGTGAGTTCCAGTCAGGCATCGCCACCTATTACGACGCGACGGGCGCGGGGCACTGTGGCTTCGACAAGAGCCCCAATGACATGAACGTGGCGGCGATGAATGCGCCGCAGTTCGCGGGCACCGCGGTGTGCGGCGCGTGCGCGGAGGTGAAGGGTCCCCAGGGCACGGTGGTGGTGCGCATCGTCGACAGCTGCCCCGAGTGCAACGCGGGCCACCTGGACCTGAGCCGGCAGGCCTTCGAGAAGATCTCCCCGCTGGTGGCGGGCCGGGTGACCACCACCTGGCGCCTGGTCACCTGCCCCGTGGAGGGCCCGGTGCGCTACCGCATCAAGGAGGGCAGCTCGCAGTGGTGGACGTCCATCCAGGTGCGCAACCACCGGCTGCCCGTGGCGAAGTTCGAGTGGCAGAAGGACGGCAACTGGGTGGACGTGCGACGCGACCCGGACTCGAACTACTTCACCGAGGCCTCGGGCATGGGCACCGGACCGGTGAAGGTGCGCATCACCTCCACCGAGGGGCAGACGCTCGAGGACACCCTTCCCCGCATCGAGGCCGAGAAAACATTCGAGGGCACTGCACAGTTCTCGCCGCGCTAG
- a CDS encoding expansin EXLX1 family cellulose-binding protein: MRAENVPSFHVLLSVGLLGLTACSDSRPVDPTTGQPVEPITEMQDGVAILFSTDGTGNCNFEPTPNSLIVAALNTNTYNQAAQCGACAEVEGPQGESVVVRVIDVCPSCTENQLALSSQALGAIAPPESLQTTMRWRYVTCGVEGPVRYRFKEESGPYWTAVQVRNHRLPISKFEWQKDGAWVEVKRESYNYFVETSGMGAGPVKVRITANDGQLLEDTLPSIAGGLVVDGAAQFKVD; encoded by the coding sequence ATGCGCGCCGAGAACGTTCCCTCCTTCCACGTACTCCTGTCGGTCGGCCTGTTGGGACTGACCGCCTGCTCGGATTCGCGCCCGGTGGATCCCACAACAGGCCAGCCCGTCGAACCCATCACGGAGATGCAGGACGGCGTGGCGATCCTCTTCTCCACGGACGGTACGGGTAACTGCAACTTCGAGCCGACCCCCAACAGCCTGATCGTCGCGGCGCTCAACACCAACACGTACAACCAGGCCGCGCAGTGCGGAGCGTGCGCGGAGGTGGAGGGCCCTCAAGGAGAATCGGTGGTCGTGCGCGTCATCGACGTGTGCCCGAGCTGCACCGAGAACCAGCTGGCCCTGAGCTCGCAGGCCCTCGGAGCCATCGCCCCGCCGGAGAGCCTCCAGACGACGATGCGCTGGCGCTACGTCACCTGCGGGGTGGAGGGCCCGGTGCGCTACCGCTTCAAGGAGGAGAGCGGCCCGTACTGGACCGCCGTCCAAGTACGCAACCACCGGCTGCCCATCTCGAAGTTCGAGTGGCAGAAGGACGGCGCGTGGGTCGAAGTCAAACGCGAGTCCTACAACTACTTCGTCGAGACCTCGGGCATGGGCGCCGGGCCGGTGAAGGTGCGGATCACCGCCAATGACGGCCAGCTGCTCGAGGACACCCTGCCCTCCATCGCTGGGGGCCTGGTGGTCGACGGTGCTGCACAATTCAAGGTAGACTGA
- a CDS encoding peptidoglycan-binding protein, giving the protein MGGKYNTTGELVTFSGGRAKPGTGGAAPSKPATPSKPAPKPATSLKGMTLPAGDLERGKSGAAVKQLQSALVKLGHMTAAEMRTGPGVFGPRTEDALKEFQKKHGVPSTGYYGPLTRAAMKKMGAKVGGTAPTAPTNPTTPGSTKGGVTLSQLKSIMPHLSDARARQTLPHLNKAMAEAKINTPKRQAAFIAQLAHESGEFRYFEELASGRAYEGRRDLGNIHPGDGVRYKGRGPIQLTGRSNYRAAGRALGIDLEGNPKRAADVDVGFRTAAWFWNSRNLNSYADAGNFREVTRRINGGYNGLASRQAYYSRALNVLT; this is encoded by the coding sequence CTGGGCGGCAAGTACAACACCACGGGCGAGCTGGTGACGTTCTCGGGCGGCCGGGCCAAGCCGGGCACGGGCGGCGCGGCGCCGAGCAAGCCCGCCACGCCGAGCAAGCCCGCGCCGAAGCCGGCCACCTCGCTCAAGGGCATGACGCTGCCCGCGGGGGACCTGGAGCGCGGCAAGTCGGGCGCGGCGGTGAAGCAGCTTCAGAGCGCGCTGGTGAAGCTGGGCCACATGACGGCGGCGGAGATGCGCACCGGGCCGGGCGTGTTCGGCCCGCGCACGGAGGACGCGCTCAAGGAGTTCCAGAAGAAGCACGGCGTGCCGTCCACGGGCTACTACGGTCCGCTGACGCGCGCGGCGATGAAGAAGATGGGCGCCAAGGTGGGCGGCACCGCTCCCACGGCGCCGACGAACCCGACGACGCCGGGCTCGACCAAGGGCGGGGTGACGCTGAGCCAGCTCAAGTCGATCATGCCGCACCTGTCGGACGCTCGGGCTCGGCAGACGCTGCCGCACCTGAACAAGGCGATGGCGGAGGCGAAGATCAACACGCCCAAGCGCCAGGCGGCCTTCATCGCGCAGCTGGCGCACGAGAGCGGCGAGTTCCGCTACTTCGAGGAGCTGGCCTCGGGCCGCGCCTACGAGGGCCGTCGGGACCTGGGCAACATCCACCCGGGTGACGGCGTGCGCTACAAGGGCCGCGGGCCCATCCAGCTGACCGGCCGCTCCAACTACCGGGCCGCGGGCCGCGCGCTGGGCATCGACCTGGAGGGCAACCCCAAGCGCGCCGCGGACGTGGACGTGGGCTTCCGCACGGCGGCGTGGTTCTGGAACAGCCGCAACCTCAACAGCTACGCGGACGCGGGCAACTTCCGCGAAGTCACGCGCCGCATCAACGGCGGCTACAACGGCCTGGCCAGCCGGCAGGCGTACTACAGCCGCGCGCTGAACGTGCTGACCTGA
- a CDS encoding MASE1 domain-containing protein — translation MDQSVTASGGMATLWHTTWLRALVLGMAFFALGRLAGQFSFSPHSGSVLWLPGGLSLAFLLRSPTRSWPALLLAVFLAEFSSALVHGLGVPLWVAACWGVGNCLRTLLGAWLMRRFVGTSIQLTRRWEIAGLILFGGLISPLPSATLGTLTGMLWSGAPALSATEWVSWWLSDALGTVLVAPLLLTWSPGLLRPKRAHNLLELGALLVLTALVTTFLFDCHEPQGLRASLPYASFPFILWAALRLGPLGAASTSAMLATVAIWHTRAGKGPFGALAVAPYEQVLTVQLFLAILSLSALTLAAVSCERKRSESLQHLLAEAGTVLAASLDIRVTFPRVARLLVPRAFHGCALWLVAQNGLLERVAQAGWTPEREARLRGRLPPLPSRSLRWCTPEGTVVLAPLRLQGAVQGALVLMNDERVWGPGTDEVSLVEDLAHRCTMALENARLFTEVQQAVEARNEFIAVAAHELRTPLTALTLRMRSLETLLQRERASEVAKEKVRTTSQQLARMSQLIERLLDVGRITTGRWELHREPVDVSELVELVVESFHEEAARRGSSLRVEAETGLTAWWDRGRIEQALTNLLANALKFGAGHPIDVQLTHGEDWVRITVQDHGIGIAPEALERIFERFERAVSSREYGGLGLGLFLARQIAESHGGEIHVQSQPGEGAAFILELPLGPRPARREEEPRPAHQA, via the coding sequence ATGGATCAGTCCGTAACAGCCAGTGGCGGCATGGCCACGCTGTGGCACACCACGTGGCTTCGCGCGCTCGTGCTGGGGATGGCGTTCTTCGCGCTGGGGCGGCTGGCGGGGCAATTCTCCTTCTCGCCGCACTCGGGCTCCGTGCTGTGGCTTCCGGGCGGGCTCTCGCTGGCCTTCCTCCTGCGCTCCCCCACGCGGAGCTGGCCCGCCCTGCTCCTCGCCGTCTTCCTGGCCGAGTTCAGCTCGGCGCTCGTGCATGGCCTCGGGGTCCCGCTCTGGGTGGCGGCCTGCTGGGGGGTGGGCAACTGCCTGCGCACCCTGCTGGGCGCCTGGCTGATGCGGCGCTTCGTGGGCACCTCCATCCAGCTCACCCGCCGCTGGGAGATCGCCGGGTTGATCCTCTTCGGGGGCCTGATCAGCCCGCTGCCGAGCGCCACCCTGGGCACCCTCACGGGAATGCTGTGGTCTGGCGCGCCGGCCCTGTCCGCCACCGAATGGGTGAGCTGGTGGCTGAGCGACGCGCTGGGGACGGTGCTGGTCGCGCCCCTCCTGCTGACGTGGAGTCCGGGGCTGTTGCGCCCGAAGCGGGCGCACAACCTGCTGGAGCTGGGCGCGCTCCTGGTGCTGACGGCGCTCGTCACCACGTTCCTCTTTGACTGTCACGAGCCCCAGGGACTGCGCGCCTCCCTGCCCTATGCCAGCTTCCCTTTCATCCTCTGGGCGGCGCTTCGGCTGGGCCCGCTGGGGGCGGCGAGCACCTCGGCGATGCTGGCAACGGTCGCGATCTGGCACACCCGCGCTGGGAAGGGTCCTTTCGGAGCCCTGGCTGTCGCGCCCTATGAGCAGGTCCTCACCGTGCAGCTCTTCCTGGCGATCCTCAGCCTCTCCGCGCTCACCCTGGCGGCGGTGTCCTGCGAGCGCAAGCGCTCGGAGTCCCTTCAACACCTGCTGGCGGAAGCCGGCACGGTGCTCGCGGCCTCCCTGGACATCCGGGTGACGTTTCCACGCGTGGCGCGCCTCCTCGTCCCCAGGGCATTCCATGGCTGCGCGCTGTGGCTGGTCGCGCAGAACGGGCTGCTGGAGCGGGTGGCACAGGCAGGGTGGACACCCGAGCGCGAGGCCCGCCTGCGAGGGCGCCTGCCGCCGCTGCCTTCCCGCTCGCTGCGCTGGTGTACCCCGGAGGGAACGGTCGTGCTGGCCCCGCTCCGGCTCCAAGGCGCCGTGCAAGGTGCGCTCGTGCTCATGAACGATGAGCGGGTCTGGGGGCCGGGCACCGATGAGGTCTCGCTGGTCGAGGACCTGGCCCACCGATGCACCATGGCCCTGGAGAACGCGCGCCTCTTCACGGAGGTCCAGCAAGCCGTCGAGGCGCGCAACGAGTTCATCGCCGTCGCCGCGCACGAGCTGCGCACGCCGCTGACCGCGCTCACGCTGCGCATGCGGAGCTTGGAGACGCTGCTCCAGCGAGAGCGGGCCTCCGAGGTGGCGAAGGAGAAGGTGCGGACGACCTCCCAGCAGCTCGCGCGGATGAGTCAGCTCATCGAGCGCCTGCTGGACGTGGGGCGCATCACCACGGGCCGCTGGGAGCTGCACCGCGAGCCGGTGGACGTGTCGGAGCTGGTGGAGCTGGTGGTGGAGTCCTTCCATGAGGAGGCCGCACGGCGCGGCAGCTCGCTGCGGGTGGAGGCCGAGACGGGGCTTACCGCGTGGTGGGACCGAGGACGCATCGAGCAGGCGCTCACCAACCTGCTGGCCAACGCGCTCAAGTTCGGCGCCGGGCACCCCATCGATGTCCAGCTCACCCACGGAGAGGATTGGGTGAGGATCACCGTGCAGGACCACGGCATCGGCATCGCCCCCGAGGCGCTGGAGCGCATCTTCGAGCGCTTCGAGCGCGCCGTGTCCTCACGCGAGTATGGCGGGCTGGGCCTGGGCCTGTTCCTCGCCCGGCAGATCGCCGAGTCCCACGGCGGGGAGATTCACGTGCAGAGCCAGCCGGGAGAGGGGGCGGCCTTCATCCTGGAGCTGCCCTTGGGACCGCGCCCTGCTCGGAGGGAGGAGGAGCCGCGCCCCGCGCATCAGGCTTGA
- a CDS encoding VWA domain-containing protein: MSFSLPQALVLLIPLGLFLWKRGARPGPPMPLRWVLLVLAVGALAGPELLLRHAGSDVVVVVDRSRSMPLDADRVALELVKLLEAQRRPGDRLGVISFGREARVEQPLSAAGTFGGFSRPVDPDASELSSALDAAGALIPPERTGRVLVVADGRSTGADARGAARRLAARGIAVDFRQVARAEVPLDLAVVSLDVPSAVAAREPFQFSAVVVASGAVAGTVRLERNGQVLLKGPFEFRPGPNVLPFRDLVEKEGLASYRLVVEAPGDGVVENDEGHAVLRVEGPPRVLLLTRQPRGTLAQSLEAAGLRLEVREPFPVSLDTLDGVGAVVLENVDANALGEPGLNALAAYVEQAGGGLVMTGGQDSFGQGGFRRSALEPVLPVSLELREEQRRTAVAISVLMDCSCSMGMTVPDGRTKMEVAAEGVVGALTLLNDRDEAAVHMVDTETHEIFPMSAVSDGLPLDKVARGFSGGGGIYVGEALRTGKKQILQSDKATRHVLLFSDAADSEEPDDYKATISALRGENVTVSVIGLGTPKDVDAKLLQEVASLGGGRIYFAQDAMSLPRIFSQETITVARAAFVDVPTSVEAAPDLPLLGKLPTQGLPQVGGYNLTYIKPRSSVALRTLDENNAPLLALWPRGAGRSVAFMAEVDGKFSGELRDWSGLRGALESMVRWSMGGGGEKGEAVARAERRGNLMRVTLDLAPGEPMPTALPTLVVLPGDGSSTPVEVPMRWEDEDRLAAEYTLPGRGTWHPVVKLGTRALRAPPVALPYAPEFEPGSPKEGMELLHAVAQVGGGVERLSMTGLFAEAPVSEGRVALAPWLVGFAVLVLLAEVVVRRFFSRPQLRKPAAAKAVRPAEVPALAGVATQGVASAPASRQEAPRQSSVAQSEPEAGEKPPSEKPSGGVDSALEAARARSRKRLGR; the protein is encoded by the coding sequence ATGAGCTTCTCCCTACCGCAGGCGCTCGTACTGCTCATTCCCCTCGGGCTCTTCCTCTGGAAGCGCGGGGCGCGGCCCGGTCCGCCCATGCCCCTGCGGTGGGTGCTGCTCGTGCTCGCCGTGGGCGCACTCGCCGGGCCCGAACTGCTGCTGCGCCATGCCGGCAGTGACGTGGTGGTGGTGGTGGACCGCTCGCGCTCCATGCCCCTGGACGCGGACCGCGTGGCCCTGGAGCTGGTGAAGCTGCTCGAGGCGCAGCGGCGGCCCGGCGACCGGCTGGGCGTCATCTCCTTCGGGCGGGAGGCGCGGGTGGAGCAGCCGCTGAGCGCCGCCGGCACCTTCGGCGGCTTCTCACGGCCCGTGGACCCGGACGCCTCGGAGCTCTCCTCGGCGCTGGACGCGGCCGGCGCCCTCATTCCTCCGGAGCGCACCGGCCGGGTGCTCGTGGTGGCGGACGGACGCTCCACCGGCGCGGATGCCCGCGGCGCGGCGCGGCGGCTGGCGGCCCGAGGCATCGCCGTGGACTTCCGGCAGGTGGCCCGCGCGGAGGTGCCGCTGGACCTGGCCGTCGTCTCCCTGGACGTGCCCTCGGCGGTCGCGGCGCGCGAGCCCTTCCAGTTCTCCGCCGTGGTGGTGGCCTCGGGCGCCGTCGCCGGCACCGTGCGCCTGGAGCGCAATGGCCAGGTGCTGCTCAAGGGTCCCTTCGAGTTCCGCCCGGGCCCCAACGTGCTGCCCTTCCGCGACCTGGTGGAGAAAGAAGGCCTCGCCAGCTACCGACTCGTGGTGGAGGCGCCCGGCGATGGCGTGGTGGAGAACGACGAGGGCCACGCGGTGCTGCGCGTGGAGGGGCCACCTCGGGTGTTGCTCCTCACCCGCCAGCCGAGAGGCACGCTCGCTCAGTCGCTGGAGGCAGCAGGGCTGCGGCTGGAGGTGCGCGAGCCCTTCCCCGTCTCGCTCGACACGCTGGATGGCGTGGGCGCCGTGGTGCTGGAGAACGTGGATGCCAACGCCCTCGGTGAGCCCGGACTGAACGCGCTGGCCGCGTACGTGGAGCAGGCCGGCGGCGGGCTGGTGATGACGGGCGGCCAGGACAGCTTCGGCCAGGGAGGCTTCCGGCGCTCGGCGCTGGAGCCCGTGCTGCCCGTGTCGCTGGAGCTGCGCGAGGAGCAGCGCCGCACCGCGGTGGCCATCAGCGTGCTGATGGACTGCAGCTGCTCCATGGGCATGACCGTGCCCGACGGGCGCACGAAGATGGAGGTGGCCGCCGAGGGCGTGGTGGGCGCGCTCACGCTCCTCAATGACAGGGACGAGGCCGCCGTCCACATGGTGGACACCGAGACGCATGAAATCTTCCCCATGAGCGCGGTGAGCGACGGGCTCCCGCTGGACAAGGTGGCGCGAGGCTTCAGCGGCGGCGGCGGCATCTACGTGGGCGAGGCGCTGCGCACGGGCAAGAAGCAGATCCTCCAGAGCGACAAGGCCACGCGGCACGTGCTGCTCTTCTCGGACGCGGCGGACTCCGAGGAGCCGGACGACTACAAGGCGACCATCTCCGCGCTGCGCGGCGAGAACGTGACGGTGTCGGTCATCGGCCTTGGCACTCCGAAGGACGTGGACGCCAAGCTGCTGCAGGAGGTGGCCTCGCTGGGTGGAGGGCGCATCTACTTCGCGCAGGACGCGATGAGCCTGCCGCGCATCTTCAGCCAGGAGACCATCACGGTGGCGCGCGCGGCCTTCGTGGACGTGCCCACCTCGGTGGAGGCGGCGCCGGACCTGCCGCTGCTCGGCAAGCTGCCGACGCAGGGGCTGCCGCAGGTGGGCGGCTACAACCTCACGTACATCAAGCCGCGCTCGAGCGTGGCGCTGCGCACCCTGGACGAGAACAACGCGCCGCTGCTGGCGCTGTGGCCACGCGGAGCGGGGCGCTCGGTGGCCTTCATGGCGGAGGTGGATGGGAAGTTCTCCGGCGAGCTGCGCGACTGGAGCGGTCTGCGAGGGGCGCTGGAGAGCATGGTGCGCTGGTCGATGGGAGGCGGAGGCGAGAAGGGCGAGGCGGTGGCGCGAGCGGAGCGGCGGGGCAACCTGATGCGCGTGACGCTGGACCTGGCGCCCGGCGAGCCGATGCCCACGGCGCTGCCCACGCTGGTGGTGCTGCCCGGAGACGGCAGCTCCACGCCGGTAGAGGTACCCATGCGCTGGGAGGACGAGGACCGGCTCGCGGCCGAGTACACGCTTCCCGGGCGCGGCACCTGGCACCCGGTGGTGAAGCTGGGCACCCGGGCGCTGCGCGCGCCGCCGGTGGCGCTGCCCTACGCGCCCGAGTTCGAGCCGGGCAGTCCCAAGGAAGGGATGGAGCTGCTGCACGCGGTGGCCCAGGTGGGCGGCGGGGTGGAGCGGCTGTCCATGACGGGCCTGTTCGCGGAGGCCCCTGTGTCCGAGGGCCGCGTGGCGCTCGCGCCATGGCTGGTGGGCTTCGCGGTGCTGGTGCTGCTGGCGGAGGTGGTGGTGCGGCGCTTCTTCTCCCGGCCTCAGCTGCGCAAGCCCGCCGCGGCGAAGGCGGTTCGCCCGGCGGAGGTTCCTGCCCTGGCGGGAGTGGCGACCCAGGGCGTGGCGAGCGCTCCGGCCTCGCGCCAGGAAGCGCCTCGGCAGTCCTCAGTCGCGCAGTCCGAGCCGGAGGCAGGCGAGAAGCCCCCGTCGGAAAAGCCCTCGGGAGGGGTGGATTCGGCCCTGGAAGCCGCCCGCGCCCGCTCTCGTAAGCGCCTGGGACGCTGA
- a CDS encoding Ku protein, producing the protein MARPMWKGSVNFGLVNVPVRMYRAVSERDVRFHLLHAKDKSRVREKRFCEAEGVEIPYEEIIKGYEISKGTYVTITPEEIKALAPKGTYAIDVEDFVPTDDIHPLYFNAHYHLVPETNAARAYALLSEALATSGRVGVGRVVLRTRQHACAVRPNDSGLLLSTLHSVDEVIPLEQIDGMPSHMPRVNARELATAEQLIDSLSAPFDPDKYRDVYREQLEEVLRQKAGGMEIRPSPTAPPEYSAPENLMDALKRSLAAAKKDRDEEAPSRGGAHRTAHRATGSRRVRTPVAARTAKRKTRKKS; encoded by the coding sequence ATGGCCCGCCCCATGTGGAAGGGCTCGGTCAACTTTGGCCTGGTGAACGTTCCGGTGCGGATGTACCGCGCGGTCTCCGAGAGGGACGTGCGCTTCCATCTGCTCCACGCCAAGGACAAGTCGCGCGTCCGAGAGAAGCGCTTCTGCGAGGCGGAGGGCGTGGAGATCCCCTACGAGGAGATCATCAAGGGCTACGAGATCAGCAAGGGCACCTACGTGACCATCACGCCCGAGGAGATCAAGGCGCTGGCCCCCAAGGGCACCTACGCCATCGATGTCGAGGACTTCGTGCCCACCGACGACATCCACCCGCTCTACTTCAACGCGCACTACCACCTGGTGCCGGAGACGAACGCGGCGCGCGCGTACGCGCTGCTCAGCGAGGCGCTGGCCACCTCGGGCCGGGTAGGCGTGGGGCGCGTGGTGCTGCGCACCCGGCAGCACGCGTGCGCCGTGCGGCCCAACGACTCAGGGCTCCTGCTCTCCACCCTGCACAGCGTGGACGAGGTGATTCCCCTGGAGCAGATCGACGGGATGCCCTCCCACATGCCCCGGGTGAACGCGCGCGAGCTGGCCACGGCGGAGCAGCTGATCGACTCGCTCAGTGCCCCCTTCGATCCCGACAAGTACCGGGACGTCTACCGGGAGCAGCTCGAGGAGGTGCTGCGCCAGAAGGCCGGAGGCATGGAGATCCGTCCCTCGCCCACGGCCCCCCCGGAGTACAGCGCTCCCGAGAACCTGATGGATGCCCTGAAGCGGAGCCTCGCGGCCGCCAAGAAGGATCGGGACGAGGAGGCACCGAGCCGAGGGGGAGCCCACCGCACGGCCCACCGCGCCACGGGCTCTCGCCGGGTCCGCACGCCGGTGGCGGCCCGCACGGCCAAGCGCAAGACCCGGAAGAAGTCCTGA
- a CDS encoding DUF4261 domain-containing protein, whose product MGEERDSPLSLQLLFPGKVRLNINTLTSALVGFHPSLAGVEFRLEARASEVMDAEVSTARWSRHTVQGVVFNRPMPAAIVESCVAPAHYGAPLKAQARAHQSHALLFYKGEEKDPLEQYVALGLVAVALATEGALVVLNESAHTSFPAQPLVPGPGEDVLELLRTMPLTALYVGFVKLEVEGVGGVWMRTYGASRMGLPDLAWHARSHEEAREAFELFSGLLEYLRSTGARFMDGHTAEWEGRQVRIRKPGSEETFLDASGELFVLEPR is encoded by the coding sequence TTGGGGGAGGAGCGGGACTCTCCCCTGAGCCTGCAGCTGCTGTTTCCCGGCAAGGTGCGGCTGAACATCAACACGCTCACGAGCGCGCTCGTGGGCTTCCATCCTTCGCTGGCGGGGGTCGAGTTCAGGCTGGAGGCGCGTGCCAGCGAGGTGATGGACGCCGAGGTCAGCACGGCGCGATGGAGCCGGCACACTGTCCAGGGCGTCGTCTTCAACCGGCCCATGCCGGCCGCCATCGTCGAGAGCTGCGTGGCGCCCGCGCACTACGGCGCGCCGCTGAAGGCACAAGCCCGAGCGCACCAATCCCATGCCCTGCTCTTCTACAAGGGCGAGGAGAAGGACCCGCTGGAGCAGTACGTGGCGCTCGGGTTGGTGGCGGTGGCGCTGGCGACCGAGGGCGCGCTGGTGGTGCTGAACGAGAGCGCGCACACCTCATTCCCTGCTCAGCCGCTGGTGCCAGGGCCCGGGGAGGATGTGCTCGAGTTGCTGCGGACGATGCCCCTGACGGCGCTCTACGTGGGCTTCGTGAAGCTGGAGGTGGAAGGCGTCGGCGGGGTGTGGATGCGGACCTATGGCGCCTCGCGCATGGGACTGCCGGATCTGGCGTGGCACGCGCGCAGCCATGAGGAGGCACGCGAGGCGTTCGAGCTGTTCTCCGGTCTGCTGGAATACCTGCGCTCCACGGGGGCCCGGTTCATGGACGGGCATACGGCGGAGTGGGAAGGGCGGCAGGTGCGGATACGCAAGCCGGGCTCGGAAGAGACGTTCCTCGATGCCTCGGGCGAGCTGTTCGTGCTGGAGCCGAGGTAG
- a CDS encoding DUF3396 domain-containing protein, protein MSKYYPRIRIQGEFDHLMAREGLSFTFYMRRAHMKVAPAVLQSLETYLRAIGPEALGWYTDDAGEYWELDAAAWERTRRKVREARSPLIFLYDSTLPERRYRFEYHGKDLNDFSRLDTQDATCAVSFWLPTEFLEDQGPGRVRELALELAAPLPFCSGYGGLSFNGELDVLGVDEEVTPYCLRYPGIDVDDVHHYSWKLGTRLRAPHWLTFLGQPVLGELGGAAALRSRLHSPDTTVLDLEGDRALVTLGKWPEAGDLESGDNLPAYRELARVLEPWLFDEPRSCLLTCTPEETRRWVRRFLD, encoded by the coding sequence ATGAGCAAGTACTACCCACGAATCCGCATCCAGGGAGAATTCGACCACCTGATGGCCCGCGAAGGGCTGAGCTTCACCTTCTATATGCGCCGCGCGCACATGAAAGTTGCCCCTGCGGTCCTTCAGTCCTTGGAGACCTACCTGCGTGCCATTGGACCAGAAGCCCTCGGCTGGTACACCGATGATGCGGGTGAGTACTGGGAATTGGATGCTGCGGCATGGGAGCGTACTCGGCGCAAGGTTCGAGAGGCCCGCTCCCCCCTCATCTTCCTTTACGATTCCACGCTTCCTGAACGCCGCTATCGCTTCGAGTATCACGGCAAGGATCTGAACGATTTCTCTCGCCTCGACACGCAGGACGCCACATGCGCGGTGAGCTTCTGGCTGCCTACTGAGTTTCTGGAGGACCAGGGCCCGGGCCGTGTCCGTGAGTTGGCGCTGGAGTTGGCTGCGCCTCTTCCCTTCTGCTCGGGCTATGGCGGCCTGTCCTTCAACGGCGAACTCGACGTGCTGGGCGTCGATGAAGAGGTCACCCCGTATTGCTTGCGGTACCCCGGGATTGATGTGGATGACGTCCATCATTACTCGTGGAAGCTGGGTACCCGCCTCCGCGCACCTCATTGGCTTACGTTCCTGGGACAGCCCGTCCTGGGTGAGTTAGGGGGCGCTGCCGCTCTCCGCTCCCGCCTGCATTCCCCGGACACCACCGTGCTGGATCTGGAAGGTGACAGGGCCCTCGTCACCCTGGGGAAGTGGCCCGAGGCAGGGGATCTCGAATCTGGCGATAACCTCCCCGCCTACCGCGAACTGGCGCGCGTGCTGGAACCCTGGCTCTTCGATGAGCCACGAAGTTGTCTGCTCACCTGCACCCCGGAGGAAACCCGCCGCTGGGTGCGGCGGTTCCTCGATTGA